The following proteins are co-located in the Microplitis demolitor isolate Queensland-Clemson2020A chromosome 3, iyMicDemo2.1a, whole genome shotgun sequence genome:
- the LOC128667453 gene encoding carcinine transporter-like, with product MYPIDQSGDNLQPANDIVDELIGSGRWQLLITILISFCVFTHMLNTGTETIMRPEGWWCKKPDFLYNWTNTEWIIYSHSADYLVDDGYFQGCTVYNINYSQLVNISYAERPPITVTDTIPCPYGIHYSTVGGQSLAEKFSMGCDNSTTVPIVWQSSSVFGRVAGYMIMGILGDWIGRKVVIFISCALSPITALIVATSNYYMVFVVSNAINGFFDGGFSVCLVLILEITSNNRRSEFLIIACCSFALGIESPAWLFCVNKLDELEKVIKKGSKVNGKKSIADDLKLIYVENDLERYKISKRQLYLWNILSQTEIAYEVIGITYLTALYALIFGSSYYSILAAVTKSYIANSLIAFSTLAGMLCGQFCLLLMGHRKILQISIYLVFMSCFMLTINLYEMKPTNTGPTITFLLINVSVVSLSYGVLLNYNVRTVPTLLRGSLSGIWRATWAVFVWIGNHNYIQFPTTAITLILTCIIAGFFSLNIKDLYHRELPDTVLDSSVSLQIYVFVDEFYQYLAK from the exons atgtatccCATAGATCAATCTgg agATAACTTGCAACCAGCAAATGATATTGTAGATGAGCTAATTGGCTCAGGGCGTTggcaattattgataacaatattaataagtttttgTGTATTCACACATATGTTAAATACTGGAACTGAAACGATAATGCGGCCAGAAGGTTGGTGGTGTAAAAAACCagattttctttataattggACAAATACTGAATGGATAATCTACAGTCATAGTGCAGATTAT TTAGTGGATGATGGTTATTTTCAAGGATGTAcagtatataatattaattatagtcAATTAGTTAATATTAGCTATGCTGAAAGACCACCGATAACAGTCACTGATACCATTCCATGTCCATACGGAATTCATTATAGTACTGTCGGGGGTCAAAGTTTAGCAGAAAAg ttcaGTATGGGTTGCGACAATAGCACTACAGTACCAATTGTATGGCAATCTTCAAGTGTTTTTGGTAGAGTGGCTGGCTATATGATAATGGGAATTTTAGGCGATTGGATAGGTAGAaaagttgttatttttatttcatgtgCGCTTTCACCCATAACGGCTCTCATTGTTGCCACTTCAAATTATTACATGGTATTTGTTGTTTCTAATGCAATTAATGGATTTTTTGACGGTGGATTTTCCGTTTGCTTGGTCCTTATTCTTGAAATAACTAGCAATAATCGTAGgtctgaatttttaataattgcatGCTGCAGTTTCGCTCTAGGaatag AATCACCAGCATGGCTTTTTTGCGTTAATAAATTAGATGAActtgaaaaagttattaaaaaaggATCCAAAGTAAATGGAAAAAAGTCAATAGcagatgatttaaaattaatttatgtggAAAATGATCTAGagagatataaaatatcaaaacgaCAACTGTATCTGTGGAACATACTATCCCAAACAGAAATAGCTTACGAAGTAATTGGTATAACATATTTAACAGCATTGTATGCCCTTATATTTGGTTCGTCATATTACTCGATACTAGCAGCCGTTACCAAATCATACATAGCAAACAGTTTGATTGCATTTTCAACATTGGCTGGTATGTTATGTGGAcaattttgtttactattaATGGGACACcgtaaaatattacaaatatcaatatatttagtatttatgaGTTGTTTTATGCTTACAATCAATCTTTATGAAATGAAACCAACCAATACCGGGCCAACCATAACATTTCTCTTGATAAATGTTTCAGTAGTTAGTCTGAGTTATGGCgtattacttaattataatgtTAGAACTGTCCCGACGTTATTGCGTGGAAGTTTATCCGGAATTTGGAGAGCAACTTGGGCAGTATTCGTTTGGATTGgaaatcataattatattcaatttccaACGACTGCGATTACATTGATTTTAACATGCATTATTGCTGGATTTTTTAGTCTCAATATCAAGGATTTATATCACCGTGAATTACCTGATACTGTTTTAGattct agTGTATCATTGCAGATTTATGTGTTCGTTGATGAATTTTACCAGTACTTGGCTAAATAG